In Acidimicrobiia bacterium, the following are encoded in one genomic region:
- the uvrC gene encoding excinuclease ABC subunit UvrC: MVERPPTGTIPDAPGSYQFLDPYGRVLYVGKAKSLRSRLNSYFGRRDRLAARTAQMLDEAATVEWIQVANELEALMLEFSLIKTHDPRFNIDLKDDKSYPYLAITVDQEWPRALVVRERRRKGSRYFGPYGQAAAIRDTLDLLLKTFPVRTCPDTKLREHQRAGRPCLLFHIEKCSGPCVGEVSSEEYQGMVSDLMRVIGGDTKEVEVRLQGQMDAASQSQEYEAAARHRDHLISVRRASEKQQMVGTGNESFDLISVAGDQLEVAVQVFTVRHGRVVGRKGSIVDRVSDLKEPELLAQIVAGHYRNEPPQGVPRWVYVAEMPADQKLLEKWLSNERQGPVGFRVPQRGGKRDLLKTVTINAEEEFIRHRMKRAADHNSRARALNELQVALNLPAAPLRIECYDMSHLQGTDYVGSMVVMEDGLPNKNEYRRFKIRHVEGNDDYAAMEEVLTRRLTAFLEEEKLPVTERSGRFAYPPQLLLVDGGKGQLSVAQRVVGQLGLADRIPVASLAKQFEEVYRPGSKAPILLSRTSEALFLLQRIRDESHRFAVTYHRQLRAKRMTGSVLDDIAGLGPERRKKLVKELGGVRSIQNTSLEDLLALPWLPDAVGQAVYAKMHAEG, from the coding sequence ATGGTTGAGCGTCCCCCCACTGGCACTATCCCCGATGCGCCGGGCTCGTACCAATTCTTGGACCCTTATGGGCGGGTTCTTTACGTCGGCAAAGCCAAGAGTTTGCGTAGCCGCTTAAATAGTTATTTCGGGCGGCGGGATCGCCTGGCGGCCCGTACCGCCCAAATGCTGGATGAAGCGGCCACCGTGGAGTGGATTCAAGTAGCTAATGAACTCGAAGCGCTCATGTTGGAGTTCAGCCTGATCAAAACCCACGACCCGCGTTTCAACATTGATCTCAAAGACGACAAGAGTTACCCGTATCTGGCTATCACCGTGGACCAAGAGTGGCCACGAGCTTTGGTGGTGCGAGAGCGCCGCCGTAAAGGGTCCCGATATTTTGGCCCCTACGGCCAAGCGGCGGCTATCCGAGACACCTTGGACCTTTTGTTAAAAACTTTTCCGGTGCGTACCTGCCCAGACACCAAACTGCGTGAGCATCAACGAGCCGGGCGGCCGTGTTTGTTGTTTCATATTGAAAAATGTTCTGGACCATGCGTGGGGGAGGTCAGTAGTGAAGAATACCAAGGCATGGTTAGCGACTTGATGCGGGTTATCGGCGGCGACACCAAAGAAGTCGAAGTGCGCCTACAGGGGCAGATGGATGCGGCTTCCCAAAGTCAGGAATATGAAGCGGCGGCCCGGCACCGTGATCATTTGATCAGCGTGCGGCGAGCCTCGGAAAAACAACAAATGGTGGGCACCGGTAACGAGTCGTTTGATCTGATTTCGGTAGCGGGCGACCAACTCGAAGTAGCGGTGCAGGTATTTACCGTTCGTCACGGCCGGGTGGTAGGGCGCAAAGGTTCCATCGTGGACCGAGTATCCGACCTCAAAGAGCCAGAACTTTTGGCACAGATCGTGGCCGGCCATTATCGAAATGAGCCGCCCCAAGGGGTACCCCGCTGGGTTTACGTCGCCGAAATGCCCGCCGATCAAAAGCTTTTAGAAAAGTGGCTCAGCAACGAGCGGCAAGGACCAGTGGGCTTTCGGGTACCGCAGCGCGGTGGCAAGCGAGACCTCCTCAAAACCGTGACCATCAATGCCGAAGAAGAGTTCATCCGGCACCGCATGAAACGGGCCGCTGACCACAACAGCCGGGCCCGAGCCTTAAACGAACTCCAAGTAGCCCTCAACTTGCCCGCTGCCCCGTTGCGCATCGAGTGCTACGACATGAGTCATCTGCAAGGCACCGACTACGTGGGGTCTATGGTGGTCATGGAAGATGGTCTGCCTAACAAAAACGAGTATCGCCGCTTTAAAATTCGCCACGTGGAAGGCAACGATGACTACGCCGCCATGGAAGAAGTGTTAACCCGCCGTTTGACGGCCTTCCTAGAAGAAGAGAAGCTTCCAGTCACTGAACGCTCCGGCCGGTTCGCTTACCCGCCGCAACTGTTGTTAGTAGATGGCGGCAAAGGCCAGTTGTCGGTGGCTCAACGAGTGGTTGGGCAATTAGGCCTAGCCGACCGAATACCGGTGGCTTCGCTGGCCAAACAGTTCGAAGAGGTGTACCGCCCGGGAAGCAAGGCACCAATTTTGTTATCAAGAACCTCCGAGGCGCTTTTTTTACTGCAGCGCATACGCGACGAATCGCATCGTTTTGCCGTCACCTACCACCGCCAGCTTCGCGCTAAACGCATGACCGGTTCGGTACTCGACGACATCGCGGGTTTAGGCCCCGAGCGTCGTAAAAAACTGGTTAAAGAACTGGGCGGGGTGCGGTCAATCCAAAATACTTCGTTGGAGGATTTGCTGGCCTTGCCCTGGCTACCCGATGCCGTGGGGCAAGCGGTTTACGCCAAAATGCACGCCGAGGGTTGA
- the uvrA gene encoding excinuclease ABC subunit UvrA, translating into MSEHLVVRGAREHNLRNVDIDLPRDQLIVFTGISGSGKSSLAFDTIYAEGQRRYVESLSAYARQFLGQMDKPDVDFIEGLSPAISIDQKSASRNPRSTVGTITEVYDYLRLLFARIGVPHDPETGERLVRQTPQQIVDRVLEMEEGTRFQVLAPVVRGRKGTYDTLLEDLASQGFSRAIVDGQDHGLGDEVDLARYEMHTIEVVVDRLVLREGIGQRLTESMETALALAEGVAEIQIVPRSDDEEPTRIVFSQHLSRPSDGKSFEELAPRNFSFNSPYGACSHCDGLGSVFEVDSQLVVPNPELSLGEGAIAPWSGGRNRYFARLIESVAEDQGIDMATPWQKLPAKTQKMLLDGGLKERIQVRYKNRFGRTRVYSAHFEGVMPQLRRRHRESESDAQRDQIEGYMRQVPCPKCQGARLNPLSLAVTIGGKNLHDICALPIGEATQALESLELSDRDLIVAEPVLKEVNARLGFLLDVGLDYLSLSRSAATLAGGEAQRIRLASQIGSGLVGVLYVLDEPSIGLHQRDNQRLIETLVRLRNLGNTVIVVEHDEETILQADHVVDIGPGAGEHGGAVVFEGTVKGLLRSKNSVTGQYLSGRKSIAIPEQRRPGNGEFLTVQGARENNLQNLDVAFPLGALVAVTGVSGSGKSTLVNEILHKSLMQSVYKSKVPPGLHKGLLGAEAVDKVINIDQAPIGRTPRSNAATYTGVFDHVRKLFAKTEESRVRGYQPGRFSFNVKGGRCEACSGDGTLKIEMHFLPDVYVPCEVCKGKRYNRDTLDIEFKGRTVADILAMSCEEALEFFDRQPPIVRHMQTLVDVGLGYIRLGQPAPTLSGGEAQRVKLASELAKRSTGHTMYILDEPTTGLHFEDVRKLLGVLNRLVEQGNTVIVIEHNLDVVKTADWVIDLGPEGGVGGGTVVATGTPEDVAQVKKSYTGRFLKELF; encoded by the coding sequence ATGTCAGAACACTTGGTAGTCCGCGGGGCTCGTGAACATAACTTACGCAATGTTGATATTGATTTGCCGCGGGATCAGCTGATCGTTTTTACCGGCATTTCGGGTTCGGGTAAATCTTCGTTGGCCTTTGACACCATTTATGCTGAGGGGCAACGCCGTTATGTGGAGTCTCTGTCGGCTTATGCTCGCCAGTTTTTGGGGCAAATGGATAAACCAGATGTGGACTTTATCGAAGGGCTTTCTCCCGCTATTTCCATAGACCAAAAAAGTGCGTCACGTAACCCACGTTCCACGGTAGGAACCATCACCGAGGTCTACGACTATCTCCGCTTGTTGTTTGCTCGTATCGGTGTGCCCCACGACCCAGAAACCGGGGAACGTTTGGTGCGCCAAACCCCGCAACAAATTGTGGACCGAGTACTGGAAATGGAAGAAGGCACCCGATTTCAGGTGTTGGCGCCCGTGGTACGGGGGCGTAAAGGCACCTATGACACTTTGTTAGAAGATTTGGCCAGCCAAGGTTTCAGCCGAGCCATTGTGGACGGCCAAGACCATGGCCTGGGCGACGAGGTTGATCTAGCACGCTACGAGATGCACACCATTGAGGTGGTGGTGGACCGTCTGGTTCTGCGCGAGGGCATCGGTCAACGGTTGACTGAATCAATGGAGACCGCTTTGGCTTTGGCCGAGGGGGTAGCAGAAATTCAGATCGTGCCCCGGAGCGACGACGAAGAGCCGACTCGCATCGTTTTCAGTCAGCACCTTTCGCGGCCCAGCGACGGAAAATCTTTCGAAGAGTTGGCGCCCAGAAACTTCTCGTTCAATAGCCCGTACGGGGCTTGTTCGCATTGTGATGGTTTGGGGTCGGTTTTTGAAGTTGACTCGCAGTTGGTGGTGCCCAACCCTGAGTTGAGTTTGGGCGAGGGTGCTATTGCCCCGTGGTCGGGTGGCCGCAACCGTTATTTCGCTCGATTGATTGAATCGGTGGCGGAAGACCAAGGGATCGACATGGCCACTCCTTGGCAAAAGCTGCCGGCTAAAACGCAGAAAATGTTGTTGGATGGTGGGCTAAAAGAACGTATTCAGGTGCGTTACAAAAATCGTTTTGGTCGCACTCGGGTGTATTCCGCCCACTTCGAAGGGGTAATGCCTCAACTACGACGCCGCCATCGAGAGTCGGAAAGTGACGCCCAACGGGATCAGATCGAAGGGTACATGCGTCAGGTTCCGTGCCCAAAGTGTCAGGGAGCACGGTTGAACCCCTTGTCGCTGGCCGTGACCATCGGGGGCAAAAACTTACATGACATTTGTGCCCTGCCCATTGGGGAAGCTACCCAAGCGTTAGAAAGCCTGGAGTTAAGCGACCGAGACCTCATCGTGGCCGAACCGGTTTTAAAAGAGGTAAATGCTCGTTTGGGTTTCTTACTCGACGTGGGCCTGGACTACCTGTCGCTTTCTCGCTCGGCGGCCACCTTGGCCGGGGGAGAGGCACAACGCATTCGTTTGGCTTCACAAATTGGTTCCGGGTTGGTGGGTGTGCTGTATGTGCTCGACGAACCCTCCATCGGTTTGCATCAACGAGATAACCAGCGACTGATTGAAACCTTGGTGCGTCTACGGAATCTGGGTAACACGGTGATCGTGGTGGAACACGATGAAGAAACCATTTTGCAAGCCGACCATGTGGTCGATATTGGCCCGGGTGCCGGTGAGCACGGCGGGGCAGTGGTTTTTGAAGGCACGGTCAAGGGCCTGCTGCGCTCCAAAAACTCGGTCACCGGCCAGTATTTGTCGGGGCGTAAATCAATTGCTATTCCAGAACAGCGTCGCCCTGGTAACGGAGAATTCTTGACCGTGCAGGGGGCACGAGAAAACAATTTACAAAACCTTGATGTGGCTTTTCCGTTGGGGGCGTTGGTGGCGGTAACCGGCGTTTCCGGGTCGGGCAAGTCCACCCTGGTTAACGAGATTTTGCATAAGTCATTGATGCAGTCGGTCTATAAATCAAAAGTGCCGCCGGGCTTACACAAAGGGCTACTGGGCGCTGAGGCCGTGGACAAGGTCATCAACATTGATCAGGCACCTATTGGGCGTACGCCGCGCTCTAATGCGGCCACCTATACCGGGGTGTTCGACCACGTACGGAAGTTGTTTGCCAAAACCGAAGAGTCGCGGGTGCGGGGCTACCAACCGGGGCGCTTTAGCTTCAACGTAAAGGGCGGCCGCTGCGAGGCCTGTTCGGGCGACGGCACGCTCAAAATTGAAATGCACTTTTTGCCCGATGTCTATGTGCCCTGCGAAGTGTGCAAGGGCAAGCGTTATAACCGTGATACCTTAGACATCGAGTTCAAGGGTCGTACCGTGGCCGACATTTTGGCCATGTCTTGCGAAGAAGCCTTAGAGTTTTTTGACCGCCAACCACCCATCGTGCGCCACATGCAAACCTTGGTCGATGTGGGCCTGGGGTATATACGTCTTGGGCAGCCTGCCCCGACCTTGTCGGGTGGCGAAGCGCAGCGCGTTAAGTTGGCCAGCGAGTTAGCGAAACGTTCTACCGGTCACACGATGTACATCTTGGATGAACCCACCACCGGGCTGCATTTTGAGGACGTGCGCAAGTTGCTGGGGGTTTTAAATCGCCTCGTAGAGCAAGGCAATACGGTGATTGTTATTGAACACAATCTGGACGTAGTAAAAACAGCCGACTGGGTCATTGATTTGGGCCCGGAAGGCGGTGTGGGCGGAGGAACCGTGGTGGCCACCGGCACACCCGAAGATGTCGCCCAAGTAAAAAAGAGCTACACCGGCCGCTTTCTTAAAGAACTGTTTTAG
- the nadA gene encoding quinolinate synthase NadA, whose protein sequence is MLQLQPPLPERFITDTPLNAARIQAAKETLGDRVFILGHHYQRDEVMCWADASGDSFRLSQLAQEHSEADYIVFCGVHFMAESADILTKDHQQVVLPDLRAGCTMADMADIDEVEEAWEAIAQVTDIDRVVPITYMNSTAAIKAFVGQKGGAVCTSSNARAVLEWAFQRGDQVLFFPDQHLGRNTGVAMGYSVDDMALWDPRQECGGLSEAAVKDSTFLLWKGFCSVHLRFTPQNLLNFRAEHPNATIIVHPECEHATVLLADAVGSTDAIIRYVEAQPAGAIIGIGTEVHLVSRLASQHPDKTIVCLDPDLCPCATMNRIDASHLAWVLEGLVEGRVENQISVDAETQVWAKVALNRMLEIT, encoded by the coding sequence ATGCTTCAACTACAGCCTCCGCTTCCCGAGCGGTTCATTACTGACACCCCACTCAACGCGGCCCGCATCCAAGCAGCTAAAGAAACCTTGGGCGACCGGGTATTTATTTTGGGTCACCATTATCAACGAGACGAGGTCATGTGTTGGGCCGATGCTTCGGGTGATTCTTTTCGCCTTTCGCAACTTGCCCAGGAACACTCGGAAGCCGACTACATTGTTTTTTGTGGTGTGCATTTTATGGCCGAATCTGCCGACATTTTGACCAAAGATCATCAACAGGTGGTTTTGCCCGACCTGCGGGCCGGTTGCACCATGGCCGATATGGCCGACATCGACGAGGTGGAAGAAGCTTGGGAGGCCATTGCTCAGGTGACCGACATTGACCGGGTAGTACCCATTACCTATATGAACTCCACGGCCGCCATCAAGGCCTTTGTGGGCCAAAAAGGTGGAGCGGTCTGCACATCAAGCAATGCCCGAGCGGTGCTGGAGTGGGCTTTTCAACGAGGCGACCAGGTACTGTTTTTTCCTGACCAACATTTGGGCCGCAATACCGGGGTAGCCATGGGTTACTCCGTGGACGACATGGCGTTATGGGACCCCCGCCAAGAGTGTGGTGGGCTTTCGGAAGCAGCGGTTAAGGACAGCACTTTTCTTTTGTGGAAAGGGTTCTGCTCAGTACACCTACGTTTTACTCCCCAAAACCTTTTGAATTTTCGGGCGGAACACCCCAATGCCACCATCATCGTGCACCCCGAATGCGAACACGCAACCGTCCTTTTGGCCGATGCCGTGGGCTCTACCGATGCCATCATTCGCTACGTGGAGGCCCAACCGGCCGGTGCGATCATTGGTATCGGCACCGAGGTGCATTTGGTGAGCCGCTTGGCCAGCCAACACCCCGATAAAACCATTGTCTGCCTTGACCCAGACCTTTGCCCGTGCGCCACCATGAACCGTATCGACGCCAGCCACCTGGCCTGGGTTCTGGAAGGCCTCGTAGAGGGCCGGGTAGAAAACCAAATCTCCGTGGATGCCGAAACTCAAGTGTGGGCCAAAGTAGCCCTCAACCGCATGCTGGAAATCACCTAG
- a CDS encoding DMT family transporter, protein MAAFLALISAGLFGAGDFMGGAAARKTGVFSVIATSHLVGFVLVLGLVPFMADQFLWVDLGLGAISGLFGLVGIFLIYHSLSRGPMTVVAPITSVAAAIIPVFWGLGFGEHLSPLHLLGIGLGLVSILLISRHTPEKQNLAPLPPWLITESLLAGVSFAGFFIVIDNTSAATEPWPLVGARLVTVTFLVVAAFGPKRSFWPEREVTVLVVGAGVADVVANVAFLMATNRGLLSLVAVLSSLYPAATVLLARWILKESLQRIQVLGLFGAVAASALIALG, encoded by the coding sequence ATGGCTGCTTTTCTTGCGTTAATTAGTGCGGGCCTTTTTGGAGCCGGCGACTTCATGGGCGGAGCAGCCGCACGAAAAACCGGGGTTTTCAGCGTTATCGCTACCTCTCATCTGGTGGGCTTCGTTTTGGTTTTGGGTTTGGTGCCCTTTATGGCTGACCAGTTTCTCTGGGTGGATTTAGGGCTGGGGGCAATAAGCGGCCTCTTTGGTTTGGTCGGAATATTTTTGATCTACCACAGTTTGAGCAGAGGCCCCATGACCGTGGTGGCACCGATTACTTCCGTGGCTGCGGCCATCATTCCGGTTTTTTGGGGGTTGGGCTTTGGCGAACACCTTTCGCCGCTTCACTTGCTGGGCATCGGCCTGGGGCTAGTGAGCATTCTTTTGATCTCTCGCCATACGCCAGAAAAGCAAAACTTGGCCCCCTTGCCTCCGTGGCTTATTACCGAATCGCTGCTGGCTGGCGTAAGTTTCGCCGGGTTCTTCATCGTTATTGACAACACTTCTGCCGCCACCGAGCCTTGGCCGTTGGTGGGCGCCCGTTTAGTTACCGTGACCTTTTTGGTAGTGGCGGCCTTCGGTCCTAAACGTTCGTTTTGGCCGGAGCGAGAAGTCACCGTCTTAGTGGTCGGCGCCGGGGTAGCCGATGTGGTGGCCAACGTGGCTTTCTTGATGGCTACCAACCGGGGGCTTTTGAGCCTGGTGGCGGTGTTGAGTTCGCTTTACCCCGCAGCCACCGTGTTGCTGGCTCGCTGGATACTTAAAGAAAGTCTTCAACGGATACAAGTCCTAGGGTTGTTCGGAGCGGTGGCCGCCAGCGCTCTCATCGCTTTGGGTTAG